Part of the Drosophila kikkawai strain 14028-0561.14 chromosome 3L, DkikHiC1v2, whole genome shotgun sequence genome is shown below.
TCTATCAGCTCGTGATCCGGCGTCACCTCGACAATAGAGCAGGCATCCAGCCTTGAACCAGCCACCGGTTCCACCGGCACCTGGAGCATTTGCTGGCAATAAAGACGCAGTTGGTTAAGCTTGGCACAGTGATAGCTCCAGAGATCAGATAGCTATGGGGTTAGTCGATTACTTCTTAGTCCTCTAAAGGGTTTCCTCACAGGGGGGGAATTTTGTATAACTAAGACCTCTTAGGGGAAGGAGAAGGAAATCACACCCCTTTACTTACCTCGTGATTCTCGGTACTCGCGGCAGTTGGTTCCTCCGAGGGACTGGTCTCGCTCTCCTCTAGGTCATGGCCGTTCTGAGGGATGACCACAGTCAGCTGTTTTACGGCCGCTGCCTTCTCATCTTCTGGCCGTTCGCTGTCCAGCTGCAGGCGCATCACCTCCAGCGGGGTTTCACTGCGACTCTCGGTGGCCtccgcatcagcatcagcatcttCTTCCGCATCTCCCGCAGGCTCGTTCTCCTCTTGATTGAGGGCCTTCCGCAGACTATGCGGCTCCTGGGACTGCTGCAgttgatgctgttgctgttgctgctcgaAGAGCGTCTCCAGCCTGCGGTAGACATCCTCCTTGATAGACTCGTAAAACTTGGTGGTGAACTTGTCGTTTTTCAAAGCATTGACCAACAGATTTCGATTCAGTTCTTCGGAAGCCGTCTCCTCTGTCTGCTCCAAGGCATTGGACTCGTCTGCAGGCGTGGCTTCTTGACCGAGCAGGGGAGTAGTGTCTGCCGCCACCTGTGGCATCTCGAATTCCATGTACTGAGCCGGCAACTCAAAATCAAAACGAAGGTGACGCTGCTGGAGGGGAGTCAGCGAAACCGCAGAGGTGCTGGGCTTGGCCGGCACCTTGTTCCTCTGGTAGAGCGGACTGTTGCCATAGTTGACGTTCATGTTTAGATTGGAGGAGTTGGCTTGCTCGGGGTCTTCATCCCGCAGCGTAGAAAGCTGGGGACGACGACGATTGCGACGTCGCCCGGCACCAAAGATGACATTGTCGTGGTTCTCCTCCACATCGTCCATGTCCTCGTCTTCGTGATCTCGATCCACATGTGATCCAGGATCCTCGCGCCAGTCTCGCTTTCTGGCACTGCCGCCGCTGTTGTTGAGATTATTGCTGCCAGGCAAGGCGGTGGTGAGTGGCGACTCAAAGAACTGgcgacgctgctgctgctgttgctgttggtggATTAAGCCATTCCTTGCGGAGGGCAGGGCGCCCAGGAGCTGCGAGGGTTGAAAGTAGCTGGGACGGGCTCGCTGTCGGCGATATAGTTGAAGGTCCACGTTCAGCTCCTCGTTGCTCTTGTTGGAGAGAAGATTCTGGCGCGAATGGCTGCAAAAGCGCACGGATTTTAATGGGTTAATGCAAGCAGCTGGCAAACGGTTCAAGCATGGGTTAAtcaaattatgtaaaaaaGACATAAGAAAGTCTGATCTATATTGAACTCCTTTCACACCAATGTTAAGGAAGTAAGAGAAGTAATTATAGTCAGTTAGgctttttcataaaattaaagaactattttaaaaggtCTTTGAATTACTACATTTAAAGTATGATATTCAAGGATATTCactactttatttatatattttaataaattcccaATAAACCTGTTAGTACTGAGTGTTAGTCTTGGTTAGTCACTTTCAACTCTGTTAATGGAACACAATTTAGCTTGCAACGCCTTGGTTGCACTTACCGAGGCACAGAATTGAAAATGAACTCAAGCCAGATGGTTGGATATAACTTTTATTGCTTGGACCTTCGACCGAACCATTTTCCATAACCACACCCCATCACCGTAACATTATTCTTAGCATTTACCTGCGGAAGTTGTCCCAGTAGTTATTGGCCCGATTACCTGGCGGCACCTGGTTGTTCAGGGTGACACCAGCTCCGGCAgatactcctcctcctcctccagggGCTCCGCCCGCTCCCTCGGGCAGCGAGTGCAAATTGTTGGCATACTGGTTTTGGGTGCGAAGATTCGCATTGTTCTGATGGATCGTGTTATTGTGGTGGTTCATGAAGATGGGACCGGGACTCGAGCGGTAGGTGGGCGGCGACAGAGGCGTCTCGTTGTTGTAGTGCGTGGGCGGTGGCGGAGGAGCGGCATTGTTGAGAAactgctgcggcggctgctgatgatgatgaggatcCCCCCCAGTGCGGTGACAGCTGCGCTGATAGTTACTGAAGGCACTCTGATGAGCGCTAAACCCATAGAGCTGCTCCGACTGGGCGCGGCTGCTGCCCAAACACAAGTTGTTGGGTGTTTGGCCAAGACCCGGGCCCACATTGAGATTCGGAGGCGGCACTGACTCGGAGCGCAGGCCGAAGCCGTGATCCTGGCAGGCCACCACGCTCAGGCGATCTTGGAGCTGGGGGAGGTAAAGGTAAGCCTGTGAAGGCATCAGGACTAAGAGGTAAGGATTGACTTACCGCATGTATCTGAGTATTGAGGTTGTCAATCTCCCTCTGCTGGTGCCATAGCGTCTGATTGCACTGGCACACCGAGTTGATGAGCATCTGCTGCGTCTGCATGAACTGCTGAAGTAGCATGGCATCGGACGAGGCGTTCGATCCTGAGGCATTTGAGGAGCCCAGCTGGGTAGCTGCCGGCGTTGGCTTGAACTCTGTTCCGGCATTGGTGCTGGCCTGGCCATAAATCGGTTGCTGGCCATGCCAGGATGTGCCAGAATTGTGCGAGGCTGCGGGTTGGAAAGCAGATTAGACTGCAGGCGGGTTTTATCAAAAGCAAATGTACAACTCACCCCACATTCCCGGAACTGgtggcatcggcggcggcatGTACTGCGACCTGCTGCTAGAAGGCAGGCTGTCGTTTCCCAGGGACAAGGTATCGATGGTCACATTCAGATCGTCTTCGTTGAGCGTGGACGGAGGTGCCGGAGGTGCCGGTGGCGCCGGGGGCTGTGTCCCACTCGGCTGGCTGCGGCGCTGCTCCACCACTGTGTTGGCCGAGGCGGCTCGCTTGAGCGTAGCCGAGGAGGCAGTGCGCGCATTGGCAAAGTATTTGTCGCTGTCGGTGTCGTCGTTGCCCTCGTCGTCCGCTTCGGAGGtggtgttgttgctggccACATAGCGCTGCTCCAGCTCACGCTGCTTCTGTTCGTACTCCTTGCGCAAGCGCTCGCACTGCAGGCGCAGCTCGTCGCGCAATTGCTCCTTGCTAGGCGTGGCCTGCAGCGAAGATGGATCCtcatcctcttcctcctcgtcctcctcctcctgtgcTACCTGCTGTTGCCTCATGGGGGTGGGTGTGGGAGTGAGACTACTCCTCTTCAAGGCCTCCTCGCCCATTTggacagcggcagcggcctgCTGTTTCCGTCGCTCGATTTCCGCCTTGAGGGCCAAGATGCGATCCCGCTCCTTTTGCAGGCTGGCTGCCTCGGCACGAAGCTCGGAGGTGACATCGTTTAGGGCAAACACACGCTGAGCAATTTCAGCTGGAAGTTCGCGTTCCACGCTTGTGCGCTCCTCGCTCCGCCGCTCCAGGGCCGCACCCATGGCGGGCACGCTCTCCTCGATCTGGCTCACCGTGTTCAGCATGCCCTTCAGCTTGGCCATTTGGGCCTTGAGGGCTTCGATGTCGGCCGTCTTCTTGTTGATCATGTTCTGGGCATGGAGGGCTCGCTGGGCGGCATTGGCCGCCTCTTGCCGCATGATGGGCACGTTCCGTGTATACTCCACTGGGACAACACGCTCCTTGGCAGGAGctgaagcaggagcaggagcaggagctggagtaGGAGCAGGAGCTTGAGCTGGCTTGGCCGGTGGTGTGGGAGTTTCCTCCCTAACAGGCCTGGCTGTCTCCCTGGCTGTGCGATTGATGCTGTTGAGCTCATCCACAAGATTGCGCATATCTGCCCGCTGGCTGCGCAGAGCCTCCAGCTTCTCCTGCAAGGCCTGCTGCTCAGCCAGGATCTCTGGGCCATCATCCCCCAGCACAGTGCTCAGCTCGTTCTGGTTGTGAATAAAAGCGGTGAGATTCTTCATGCGACCCACCAGGGAGGCCATGTCGTCCTGGACCTGCTGCACCGACTCATACTTGGGCGCCTCCCCGCCGTTGCTGGTGTGGGGCAGTTGATCGGCCTGCTGGCGCAGCTGCTCCATCTCGGTGAGGTGGGACTTGGCCAGGTTCTGGATATGCAGAAGCTTGGCCTGCTCGTCCTGCAAATGCTGCATATTCCGGTTGGAAGCCTCTagccgctgctgcagctcaTCGAAGGTGGGCGTTGTGTCAGGAGTGGGCGTTTCCAGGACGCTGTGCAAGGACTGAATGGACTGGGCACGGTTGTCGCTCATCTGTAGAGGAAGTTCCATGGCTAAGTGAGAGAAGTTGGTTGGGTTGTTGAAGTTTAGCTTACCTCGCTTAATGCAACATCCTCCAAGCTAGTCGAATTGACGATGCCCTCGTCCTGCTCGGCGCTGGGATTGATCTCGTGCACCATATTGTAAATATCCTTTAggggaaaataattattatttagtctTTAAAGTATATAATCCCCGCGGTTTCAGGACTCACCTCCACAGGATTCGCACTGGACGGCTGTCTGTTGCTGTTCAGATTGTCTACCAACTCCAGCATGGAGCGCCACACCTCAACCTGGCTACGACCGGCTTCGCTTCTGGAGCTTAGACCGGGTAGACTGAGCAGGCGGTGGACAAGTGTCTGCAGGCCGGACTGCTGCTCCTCTGTGCCGCTAAAGTTGCCGTTAACGTTTCCGTTGCTGGTGGTGGCGTTTGGTATAACCACGCCTACTGCGGCATTCGGGGGCGTCGACTGACGCAGACGCTGCAGGGTCGACGAGGAGGATCCGGGGGCCGCTAGAGCAGTGGATGATGACGTTGTCGACGGCTGATGCTGGACGCGCTGGACGGGTCGCACGGGGAAGCGAtagcgctgctgctgctcctgcagtTGCTCTGCCAGgaagatagagagagagaggagagagatGAGGCAAGTTCAGTGCTAGTGTGGGTTGGACGACATCGTCTTCGTGGGCGTTTATTTTCGTGCGCTTGGTATTTATAGAACATGAACTGGCGCACCGATCATTGTGTGGGCCAGCGGCCAGCACTTGGCCAGGTGCGGAAATTGGAAATTACTCAATGAATCCGGAATGGAATTTGTGCCTCCCCTGAATATTCTAGGCGCTCACCTGATGAGTCgtagctgctgctgtgttCCGCCGCCAATTGACGCAGGACCTCGCGCTGCTGCTGTGCCGGTGGCCTGGTTTCCGTGGAGCTGATGCCTGAGAGCTGATCCTCCTGGGTTCGGATCTGGCCGTTGGTGATGCGGGCGCGCTGAAGCAACTCCTTGAAGCAACAGCAAACAAAGGTTAGCAGAAATGTCAGCACCAGAAGGGCGGCAATTTTGCTGCTTTCTATATagggtttatatatatatctgtctattcagatatatatatatatataaagaaggCCGATCGAGAATCGATGTGCGCTGTGGCTGCGTTCGTTTTCGCTACTGAACCTGTGGCCAACACGATCGCTGGCCGATATGAGTGCAAAGTGTATTTATAAACCGAGAGAGGATGCCTTCGTGCTCTTCTACCACGGGGATAACTCACGTTCAGCGTCTTCAGCGTCTCCCGCTGCAGCGGCTCCACGAAGTCCATGTCCGGCTCGCCCAAGTGCTCTTGCTGACGCCGGGAGCGTGCGGATCTGTTGGTCGCTGTTCCGCCTGTGGAAGCTCCATTCacttggagctgctgctgttgcttggGCACGGCGCCGGTTGCTCCGCCCACggagttgttgttgctgctggcgctgctgccgTGGTCGGCGGCCTGCTTCAGAGGCGGCGCcattataaaaacttaaaaaacaataactaaTTGTATACGCGATTGGTACAAACTTTCGGAAACTAGGAAATTTtactatgtatatttttttgttgtactcaaactttgtttttttttttttatttgccgaGACAGCTGACAAAAGGAGTGTTGCCAGATGCAAACATGGCTTTTATCTTAAACAATCTCACAAACCCAGAAGCGGGTTCTGGGCacactaaaattaaattaatttttaaacaaattaaattaaacattttttaagcgtTTAAATCCGCACTtagcttaatatttaaataatatatactcCAAAAAAACCGCTAAGCTTTCCtccttaaaatttataaccGCCATacgatatttaaatttaatcgttatgtttaaatttaacgAAATGAAAAGAATTAATATGAGTTTCATTAATATTGAGTacgataaaaattaatttgcattatttttatatttttaaagaattaaacaCATAAATTTACGGAATTTATGATTTCAGGAAGATCGTATAGATTTAGCAAAATTCATAATTACGATATTCATGTAATGGTTGTCATAACATCAAATTGTGCttaaaatgaatgaaattaaaatgaattaatgcTAAATTTAACAATGTTGTAATATTatcaaatgaattaaatatataaattgttgGAATTTACTATAATTAACCAAGATTggctaaatataaaatacgaTATTCGCATAACGCTTCTTATAGATGTTGCAAATGattatttaagatatatacTAATATTTGAATCGTAATTGGACTTGACCCATTTATTTACACAAATCATAAATCTCATTTAACGACGcttaatcaaatatttattaaaaaagtatatatttcacagttattaatttttatagtatACTCCTTCcttgaattgtttttaaattttcaagaaattaattttagggaatttattaattaaacgaAGATAGTATAAGTTTAGCGGTTTGCCTAATGGTCCTCATAACATctcatataaataataattttaagataatAATATGATTTCAATCATAGCGGAAATGGGCccattaattaaacaaataaaaaaccccATTTTACGACGGTTAATCATATATTTGTTAGATAAGTATACATTTGAcagttatttatttgtaagatATACTCCCATCTCTTGGTAATTCAGCATTTATTATGTAGTAAGCTATTTTCCCTGCTTGCGCTGTATTATCTCCTCCTTGAGCGCCCTGATCCGATCCCTCTCCTCCCTCAGGCTCTCCGCCTGACCGCGCAGATCGCTGGTGAAGTCCGTGAACATATTGAGCATTGAATTCAGCAGCTCCGCATTGTCGGCGGGTGGACTTTGACTAGAACTTGGGCCCTCGATAGACTCCTCCGATTCGGCGGCGGCCACACGTACCTCGGAGGTTGTGGACTGACGACTGCTCGTGCTGGAGGAACTGATCTGTGTCGTCTGCCTGGAGGACATGTGCTCTTCGATCATCTTGGTGGTGTCTACCATGTGCTGGACACGCTTGAACTGAGCCTTCAATTGGGCAATCTCGTTTAGCTTCTCCTGCAGGTAACTGGCCGTCTCCTCCTTGTCCTCCTCTTCTTCCTGAGTCTCCGGAGCAGTTTCCTCTGTGGGAGTGTCAACCGAAGAGGTCGAAGACTGTTCTGTCACCGCTTCCACTTGGCTGGCCTCCACTTGACTGGATTGCACTTGGCTGGTCACCGTCTCCTCTTGCACCATGCGGACTGACTGCCGTTGCTGATGACGCTGGGCATTCAGCAGGGTGAGCTCGGCGGCTCGCAGCCGCAATGTCTCCATCTCCTGGAGCAGCTCTCGGTGCTCCTCCTGCATCTCCTGTAGTTGCCGGTTGGAAGCTGCCAGGcgctagaaaatattaaaaacaattatattatttttattctacAAATTgtcgtatttatttaaaaaaatttctaCTAGTTGTATTCTTGAACCTTTATGATTGGTTCTGGCATTTTTAGAATGCAAATCTGCCTTGAGTGCCACGAAGAATATGTAAAGGTCTCTGAGTTgtattgttctagaattttcGAAATGACATGCATTTAATATGCCAACCTTTTGGttgaaaataagaagaaagaacaataattaaatgtaCGACAAATACAATGTTAATGGCCGAAAACACCTACAGCATGTATGtagcaatttttatttaaattattagaaaGAATGTGAGTTTAGTGCCAGTGAATTCTTAATGGTATCATATAGGATATTTTTTAACTCAAGAAATTTTAAGGTTAATTTTATCTTATACATTTCAATTATTGGGGttcatattaaaaatgtataagatAAATGAAACCCTAAAAGTtcttgaattaaaatatatgttccgAATAATCTAagatttcttattttatattctagAATCTAGATTGAAGCTTACCTCACTGAGGGCGGCATTCTCCCCGTTTTGGGGCCTATTCAGCTCGTTGACCATTTCTTACTCGATGTGCCTGAAGAAGAACAGAGGGAATCTTTTGTATTACTTACTATATGCACACATATCGCGCACATtaatgagttttttttttccaatacAAACACAGGCCCACCGCAAGGCACtgtctataaataaattcccatTTGTTGAATTCACTTCATGCTTTGACAAATGTCAATCATTTTGGCATCTCCGAAGACAACATGGCCAAATGCAGTAATTATGCAAACTTACACTGAGGTGTGAGTTTCTCTCAGCAGTTGAtgaataatttctttttaaataatatttgttttgagTCCCGGAGCAGCGAGCAGTGTTCAGAGAGATGCCCCAATTCCAACTGAATCGAAGTGCCGAAAACGAGAATTTTTCAAACGATACGCGATGCGTTCGTAGAATTTCGTGGATCAGGCGGCGAGTGTTTCGGTAATGATGTGAGAGATCTTGAATCTTATATTCTAATTatatacacagagagaaatttaTCATGACGAAATGTGtaagaaaaggaaaatgggTAATTGCTGTCTTAGaataaattaatgtaataccttttatttttatttaagtgcttatcaaatatttgtaaaaataaagtaatgattacaaatataaaataattatgttaAATAGAAATTAGCAGCTAAGTGCTTATGAATACAAAATGCATACCGATTAAAGGAAGGAAAGAGCgagtgtaattaaaaaaaattaaaccacTCAAGAACCCTTGTTACCCCAGAATTAATATGTCACCTGTGTAAACATCGATATAGCGATATCACAATCAGTTGAATGTTTGAAACTGAAATTAGCAAATTTTCACGGGCTGCAGAAAGCAGTTGGGCTAAGAAGCTAACGATGAGTAGAGGTGCGTGAGTGAAGAACTCATATTCATGGATActcaaacaatttatttattttctttttttttaagagcaATTGTTTGTGATTCTTTTGGTATGCGGAATACTGGCAACCAGAGCTGAGGATGGAACTGCAACTGAAGGAGAGGCTGGATTCTCTTTAAGCACAACTTCTCCCGCTTTCGTTGAGAAAGATGACAATTCTCTAATTCTGGGTAATCTCAGTCTATGCGGAAATGTGGCAGATAATGTGTTTCTGCCCTTTGTGGGAGACTGCAATAAGTATTACCTCTGTCGATGTGAGTGGGAATCAAGctataaaattaatcatttcATGATCATTCATTAttctgtattttttaagctgGCCAAGCCATAGCCTTGCAGTGTGAATGGCCCTACGAGTTCGATGCTCCCAGCCAGAGCTGCGTGAATGCAGGTCAGGCGGAGTGCCTTCCCACCTGTGAGGCCTTCAACTTCACCACGTTTAGTTACCAGCGCACCTGTACCAAGTACGTGCTCTGCTACTACGGACGTCCTGTGCTGAGGGAATGCCACGATGGCCTCCAGTACAACTCCCGAACGGATCGATGCGACTTTCCCAAGAATGTGGACTGTGTGGAGTCAGAGTGTTCCATCTACTACAATGCCTATCATTTGCGTTATGTGCCTAGCAAGGTGTCCTGCGAGAAGTACTTCCTTTGTGGCAATGGAGTTCCCAAGGAGCAAACCTGTACGCCAGGCTTGTACTTTAGCACCAAGTGCGATTGCTGCGATATTCCATCGAAATCGGACTGTCAGGTGGGTTTGAAGGTTATATCCCAAAGTGAACTGATTGAGAAGCCTTAACCTTTTAGATCCCTGCTGATCAGCGAAAGGCGCAGATCTTCTCTCCTCTTCGTTCTGGTGTAGTTAAAGGGATCTGTCCTTCTGCAGGTGCCCACTTCATTGCCCACGAGTCACGTCAAGATGCTTACTACTACTGCGTGGAAGGTCATGGCTTGGTCCTGGACTGCTCTCCGGGTCTTTGGTATGATCCCAAGATTCAAGAGTGCCGTGAACCCCATAATATGGGCCGTTAAAGAAAGTTGAgtcaataaaatgtaattcaGTAAAAATGGAAGTAAAAATCTTGTTTGGGTTTCTGcaaatattatatgtttattattaaattaaactagaGATTGAAATGGATAAGGAGATTCTAAAGCAAGAGTTCTTCGCCCAGGATACCGCACATTTTCTTGTGATTCTCCTCAGTGTGTAATTTTCAGCATGTTTTAGGATTTAGGCTTATGCTCTAAGAACTCATATTAAAAGAATTTCAGGTATGATAACGGaaaatctttattttcaaGACTTAAGCGCCTACGAATCGCGGCTCTCGGCACTCTCCACGCTGGGCATCAAACACCAGACCAGGTGTGCAGTCCAGGATGACGCCGCGTCCATTCAGGCAGTAGTAGTACGCATCCGGGCGCTTCTGGTGGGCAATGAAGTGGGCTCCCTCCGAGGGACACTTGATATCTGCGCTGCGTGGAGGAGCTCGGGCGAATGGCAAGATATTGCGTTGCAGACTCTCAACCTGAAAGACACGACACCACGCCTCAGATAGTTTCCAAGAACAAAGGAAAGAGCCAATCTTTAATACCCACCGTACAGTTGACCTTGGAGGCAAAGTCGCAGCTCTCGGTTTTCGAGTTGTACTGCAGACCATTGGAACAGTTTTGGACCGTAGGCAGGCCGTTCAGGCAGACGTAGTACTTGCTACAGCTCGCCTTGCTGGGTATGAACACAATATCCTCCGGATTGTTCTCCCGGATGCACAGGTTGTCCGCGCAGTCCACATACTGGGGATAGTCGCAGCGATCGGTCTGGGAGTTGTATTGCAGACCATCGGAGCAGGCGCGCACCACTGGGGTGCCATCGAAGCAGAGCACGTACTTATTGCAGGTGCGGTCGTAGCTGAAGGACTCCAGACCACGGGCCTTGCATGACGGAATGCAGGAGGCCTCCATCACCCCAACGCACTCCTGGTCGCGGGAATCGAAGTAATAGTCTTTGGGACACTCCCGGGGAATGGCTGTCTCACCTGGAGTTGGTATGAGACACCATTGAGTTTTATAGGAGGAGAAGGGGGGGAGAAGGCTACTCACTCATGCACAGGTAGTACTTGGTGCAGTTGCTTACGTGCGGCAGGAAAAGGTTGTCTACCACATTCGAGCAGATGTTGATATCAGCATCAGTTGCTCCAAAGCTACCGATCAAGGCCACGATGGCCAGGAGGGTTATGGGGTAAATCACTAGAAGAATTGATTGGAATTTAGACTGGCAAGCTTCCTGGCTGTGGGGCTCTACTTACTCATAGAACTCGGTTTCCTCCACTCACTATCGCCTGAGCTCGGAGAACGTCTCTATTTATAGGTAAAACTCTTTTGGCAATCAACTTGCTATTTGTTTTGATTCTCAGCGAATTGGAAGAGTTATCTGATGAGGATGCATGATTTTCTATTGTAATTAGAAGCATTCAAATTGTGCTGGAATAGATAGTGAGGAACAAGAGCCAATCTGGAGGTGGTCTAATCAGTAAGCCTTCTATCAAGCATTAGAAAACACGTGTAAGGATGAGTCACACAGTTGTACTCCTGTTCTGTTGTAATTGTAACATCTGGTTTGAAAGATAAGTAAGATAGTTACTCTAAAATCAACTTTATTACTTTACATAAACATAGAAGAAAGTATATTGAATTGAAGTCTATAGGTTTAAGAATAACTTCAGAAATTTccgaaaagtatttatttctcataaattattaatttattattaactatTATCATCTCATATTCTAGGACTTCACAAAGCCTATTCTCTGGAAAACTTTGAAACCCAATTAAGCAGTCAAATAGATTTTTGGCAAACTACATAATAATGAGAGATGATATCCACGGGTTCTGGGAACCAGTCTATCCTTAGCATTTTGAGTATTGTCTCCACTTATCGCCATGTTTGGCGCAGATAAATTGACATTTGAATTGTTTGGGGAAATTAGGTAGTTTGTCTGAGAGAGGCGTGTGCCGAAATTAGCAAGTGATAAGACCAAGTTGGCAAGAACTCATTAGGCGAAGACAAAGAGAACTCACTTCAAGTTATAAATTGGATACTTTCCAGACAAATGGCAAACAGTTGGGCTGCACATCGCGAACTATCCAGGAGTAAGTAACTCTGAACACCATTATTATTACCTTAACATTTCTATCAATCCCTTTGGCCTTTGACAGTGAAGTGGTTGATAAAATCTGGCTTTCTGCTCACCCTCTTGCTGGTGGATCGTGGCCGAGCCGACGAAGACCTAGTGGTGGCACCCAACCCAGGTGATGATGGCAATGCTGAAGACGATATTTCCATCAAGTATGACATgtacaacagcagcatcaacatCTGTGAAAATGTGGCAGATGAAGTCTATTTGCCCTATGTGGACGACTGCGATAAGTACATCGAGTGTCAGAGTGAGTCAATCTggggaataaaaaataataatatataatataattattcgtAATTAAGATGGCAAGATAGCTAAAATCGGCAGCTGCCTGGAGCTAGAGAGGGCAACTCCAACCCTCTGCCTTGAGGAGGGTAAGTCCTGCAATCTGGGATTCGACCCGGTGTTCCAGGTGTGCACCTACAGGAGCAAGGTTCAGTG
Proteins encoded:
- the cmb gene encoding uncharacterized protein cmb isoform X2, which translates into the protein MAPPLKQAADHGSSASSNNNSVGGATGAVPKQQQQLQVNGASTGGTATNRSARSRRQQEHLGEPDMDFVEPLQRETLKTLNELLQRARITNGQIRTQEDQLSGISSTETRPPAQQQREVLRQLAAEHSSSYDSSEQLQEQQQRYRFPVRPVQRVQHQPSTTSSSTALAAPGSSSSTLQRLRQSTPPNAAVGVVIPNATTSNGNVNGNFSGTEEQQSGLQTLVHRLLSLPGLSSRSEAGRSQVEVWRSMLELVDNLNSNRQPSSANPVEDIYNMVHEINPSAEQDEGIVNSTSLEDVALSEMSDNRAQSIQSLHSVLETPTPDTTPTFDELQQRLEASNRNMQHLQDEQAKLLHIQNLAKSHLTEMEQLRQQADQLPHTSNGGEAPKYESVQQVQDDMASLVGRMKNLTAFIHNQNELSTVLGDDGPEILAEQQALQEKLEALRSQRADMRNLVDELNSINRTARETARPVREETPTPPAKPAQAPAPTPAPAPAPASAPAKERVVPVEYTRNVPIMRQEAANAAQRALHAQNMINKKTADIEALKAQMAKLKGMLNTVSQIEESVPAMGAALERRSEERTSVERELPAEIAQRVFALNDVTSELRAEAASLQKERDRILALKAEIERRKQQAAAAVQMGEEALKRSSLTPTPTPMRQQQVAQEEEDEEEEDEDPSSLQATPSKEQLRDELRLQCERLRKEYEQKQRELEQRYVASNNTTSEADDEGNDDTDSDKYFANARTASSATLKRAASANTVVEQRRSQPSGTQPPAPPAPPAPPSTLNEDDLNVTIDTLSLGNDSLPSSSRSQYMPPPMPPVPGMWASHNSGTSWHGQQPIYGQASTNAGTEFKPTPAATQLGSSNASGSNASSDAMLLQQFMQTQQMLINSVCQCNQTLWHQQREIDNLNTQIHALQDRLSVVACQDHGFGLRSESVPPPNLNVGPGLGQTPNNLCLGSSRAQSEQLYGFSAHQSAFSNYQRSCHRTGGDPHHHQQPPQQFLNNAAPPPPPTHYNNETPLSPPTYRSSPGPIFMNHHNNTIHQNNANLRTQNQYANNLHSLPEGAGGAPGGGGGVSAGAGVTLNNQVPPGNRANNYWDNFRSHSRQNLLSNKSNEELNVDLQLYRRQRARPSYFQPSQLLGALPSARNGLIHQQQQQQQRRQFFESPLTTALPGSNNLNNSGGSARKRDWREDPGSHVDRDHEDEDMDDVEENHDNVIFGAGRRRNRRRPQLSTLRDEDPEQANSSNLNMNVNYGNSPLYQRNKVPAKPSTSAVSLTPLQQRHLRFDFELPAQYMEFEMPQVAADTTPLLGQEATPADESNALEQTEETASEELNRNLLVNALKNDKFTTKFYESIKEDVYRRLETLFEQQQQQHQLQQSQEPHSLRKALNQEENEPAGDAEEDADADAEATESRSETPLEVMRLQLDSERPEDEKAAAVKQLTVVIPQNGHDLEESETSPSEEPTAASTENHEQMLQVPVEPVAGSRLDACSIVEVTPDHELIEYIIRRIRNQTHNNTVINDSLLAEVSKLTATAAQNSAANSPLISPKRIYAKIKKMDMPRQRDEFLLWYRSYLEQLFVVEQPHQGGCKVKSQEPSPLESPTKKQANKREREREQDSNNDADLAEADQKNVSASGSGDQECENNENPDEEADGGEPTGDSTSGVEKTDVSLD